Within Fusobacterium gonidiaformans ATCC 25563, the genomic segment CAAAGTATATGATACAGAAAAATTTGCACAAGTATTCAAAGCTCTTATCAACGATAAAAAACCTGAAATCGTATTATTTGGAGCAACTACAATTGGAAGAGATTTAGCACCAAGAGTATCTTCAAGAATGACAACAGGATTAACTGCTGACTGTACAAGACTTGAAATTGCAGAAGATAAATCTTTATGGATGACAAGACCTGCATTTGGTGGAAACTTAATGGCAACTATCGTATGTCCGGATCATAGACCACAAATGTCTACTGTTAGACCAGGGGTTATGAAGAAAAGAAATAAAGAAGAAGATAGAAAAGGAGAAATCGTTGATTATCCTGTAACTTTAGATATGTCTAAATGTAAAGTTCAAGTATTAGAAGTTGTAAAAGAAGAAGGAAATACAGTAGATATTTCTGAAGCTAAAATCTTAGTTTCTGGAGGAAGAGGAGTAGGACATAAAGCTAACTTCCAAGAATTAGAAGATTTAGCAGCTGAAGTTGGAGGAATTGTATCTGCATCAAGAGCACAAGTTGATGCAGGAAATATCAGCCACGATAGACAAGTAGGACAAACAGGAAAAACTGTTAGACCATTTGTTTACTTTGCATGTGGAATTTCAGGAGCTATTCAACACGTTGCAGGTATGGAAGAATCTGAATACATCATTGCTATCAACAAAGATAAATATGCACCAATTTTCTCTGTAGCAGATTTAGGAATTGTAGGAGATGTTCACAAAGTACTTCCTCTATTGACAGAAGAAATCAGAAAATTCAAAGCAGCAAAATAAGCTAAGAATTCTTACAGCCTAGATTGAAAAATCTAGGCTATTTTTTTCTCTTTTTTTGAAATAAAAAACCAATTTTTTGAAAGAAAAAAGAATAAAAAAGTAAAGTTTTACAAAGTTTTGTGGACTATGTTATAATATACAATAGGTAAATTTTATAACAACGGAGGAACAACTTATGTGTGGAATTGTTGGATATTCAGGAAACGAAACAAAAGCAAAAGAAGTCATTTTATCAGGTTTAGAAAAATTAGAATATAGAGGTTATGACTCAGCAGGAATTGCCATTGTCATGGAAAATCAAGAATTATTTATTGAAAAAAAGAAGGGAAAGCTTGCTGTTTTAAAAGAATATGTGGAAAAAGATTCTAAGTTAGAGGGGAAAATTGGAATTGGACATACAAGATGGGCAACCCATGGAATCCCCACAGATGAAAATGCACATCCACATTATGGGCAAAATAAAAAAGTGGCTGTTGTACATAATGGAATTATTGAAAATTATTGGAAAATAAAGGAAGAATTAGTGAAAGAGGGAGTTCAGTTTTCTTCAGATACTGATACGGAAGTCGTTGCACAACTATTTGAAAAATTATATCAAGGAGATTTGTTAGAGGCAACCCTTTTATTGTTAGAAAAAATTAAGGGAAGTTATGCCTTAGGAATGATTCACCAAGCAGAGCCTACTAGATTGGTTTGTTGCAAAAAAGAAAGTCCTTTGGTAATTGGAATAGGAGAGACTGCAAGTTATATTGCCTCCGATGCGACAGCTTTGCTAAAATATACGAAAAATTTTATTTATTTAGAAGATGGAGATATTGCAATTTTAGAAGGAAATCAAGTAAAGTTGTATGATAGACTGGGAAAAGAAATTACAAGAGAAGTAGTATATGTCGATGCAAGTCCGGAGCAAGTAAGTAAACAAGGATATGAACATTTTATGTTAAAAGAAATGGAAGAGCAAGGAGATATTATTGAAAAAACCTTGGGAGTTTACGTGAATGAAGAAGGAAATGTGAACTTTCAAA encodes:
- a CDS encoding electron transfer flavoprotein subunit alpha/FixB family protein, translated to MNLIDYKGILVFAEQRDGKIQNVALELIGKARELAESIDTKTVSAVLIGENIKGLAQELIHYGADVVYVVDGAEYKVYDTEKFAQVFKALINDKKPEIVLFGATTIGRDLAPRVSSRMTTGLTADCTRLEIAEDKSLWMTRPAFGGNLMATIVCPDHRPQMSTVRPGVMKKRNKEEDRKGEIVDYPVTLDMSKCKVQVLEVVKEEGNTVDISEAKILVSGGRGVGHKANFQELEDLAAEVGGIVSASRAQVDAGNISHDRQVGQTGKTVRPFVYFACGISGAIQHVAGMEESEYIIAINKDKYAPIFSVADLGIVGDVHKVLPLLTEEIRKFKAAK